In a single window of the Biomphalaria glabrata chromosome 5, xgBioGlab47.1, whole genome shotgun sequence genome:
- the LOC129926416 gene encoding uncharacterized protein LOC129926416: MIFVGHLENNSPGNNCSRKQLFSRKQLLQETTILQETTALQETSSFQETTPLQEATLQETTTLQQTTTVQETTAIQETTVQVTTVKETTNLQEKKLSYKQLLSKKYSPGNNNSPGNNCPGNNYNLQETTLQETTALQEKLSRKLISRKQLLSRKQLFSRKQLLSRKHLS; the protein is encoded by the coding sequence AAAACAACTCTCCAGGAAACAACTGCTCCAGGAAACAACTCTTCTCCAGGAAACAACTGCTCCAGGAAACAACTATTCTCCAGGAAACAACTGCTCTCCAGGAAACATCTTCTTTCCAGGAAACAACTCCTCTCCAGGAAGCAACTCTCCAGGAAACAACTACTCTCCAGCAAACAACTACTGTACAGGAAACAACTGCTATCCAGGAAACAACTGTCCAAGTAACAACTGTCAAGGAAACAACtaatcttcaagaaaaaaaactctcCTACAAACAACTACTCTCCAAGAAATACTCTCCAGGAAACAACAACTCTCCAGGAAACAACTGTCCAGGAAACAACTATAATCTTCAAGAAACAACTCTCCAGGAAACAACTGCTCTCCAGGAAAAACTCTCCAGGAAACTAATCTCCAGGAAACAACTACTGTCCAGGAAACAACTGTTCTCCAGGAAACAGCTGCTCTCCAGGAAACATCTGTCCTAG